From the Candidatus Polarisedimenticolia bacterium genome, one window contains:
- a CDS encoding class I SAM-dependent methyltransferase: protein MWSFKDHFSGVSEAYSEFRPRYPEALFNFLADIAPERRVAWDCAAGNGQASLDLALHFDQVIATDASEQQLAAAPDHPKVTYLVAPAEQSGLADSSIDLIAVAQALHWFDRDAFFREAKRVLVENGVLACWCYSAVRIPDDRALDAAQERFYNETIKGCWPPERALVDAEYTTIPFPFEEIPAPQLFIEARWSLPRLLGYVGTWSAVSRYRKLTGSDPLPILAESLAPHWGPPDSEHRLVWKIGIRVGRRTA, encoded by the coding sequence ATGTGGTCGTTCAAGGATCACTTCTCCGGAGTCTCCGAAGCCTACTCGGAGTTCCGGCCCCGCTATCCGGAAGCGCTGTTCAACTTCCTGGCCGACATCGCTCCCGAGCGGCGCGTTGCGTGGGATTGCGCCGCCGGCAACGGCCAGGCGAGCCTGGATCTGGCGCTGCACTTCGATCAGGTGATCGCCACCGACGCGAGCGAGCAGCAGCTGGCCGCGGCGCCCGACCATCCTAAAGTTACCTACCTCGTGGCGCCGGCGGAGCAGAGCGGGCTGGCCGATTCGAGCATCGACCTGATCGCCGTCGCGCAGGCGCTGCACTGGTTCGATCGCGACGCCTTCTTCCGCGAGGCGAAGCGCGTCCTGGTCGAGAACGGGGTCTTGGCATGCTGGTGCTACTCCGCCGTGCGGATTCCGGACGACCGGGCCCTCGACGCGGCGCAGGAGCGTTTCTACAACGAGACGATCAAAGGATGCTGGCCCCCCGAGCGGGCACTCGTGGATGCCGAATACACGACCATCCCCTTTCCCTTCGAGGAGATTCCAGCCCCCCAATTGTTCATCGAAGCTCGCTGGAGCCTGCCGCGCCTGCTCGGCTACGTCGGCACCTGGTCCGCCGTCTCCCGCTACCGGAAGCTCACGGGCAGCGATCCCCTTCCCATCCTGGCGGAATCCCTGGCGCCGCATTGGGGGCCACCCGACTCCGAGCACCGTCTGGTCTGGAAGATAGGGATAAGGGTCGGCCGCCGAACGGCTTGA
- a CDS encoding ATP-dependent RecD-like DNA helicase has protein sequence MSREIPESTRLEGILERVVYANEESAWSVVRLTVTGKRDPVTAVGNLLGVQPGESLRMSGRWVLDRRFGEQFRVEAFETLRPATVAGIEKYLGSGMVRGLGPVIARRLVETFGADTLEIIDTHPERLSEVEGLGPVRIEALRRAWVEQRDVRELMVLLQSLGVSPVFAGRISHAYQDDAVTVIKEDPYRLALEIYGIGFKTADRIALGQGMPRTSTRRAQAGLLHVLEESTSDGHSFLPRGLLVSTAAKLLEVEAAIVEQALAELVPTRCIVLEPGEGGGQDAIFLPPLHTAEIGAAARMQALLATPVRPIEIDVDKALEWFEARRRITLAEEQREAIRRAMHSKVLVITGGPGTGKTTLINGIVSILEKKDRVIQLAAPTGRAARRLTDLTGRDSRTLHRLLEFSPRTATFERNAARPLEVDLLVVDEVSMVDITLFFNLLKALPAHCQLLLVGDVDQLPSVGPGNVLRDLIESGAVQVCRLTQIFRQARESLIILNAHRINRGDMPLLKPPSEEGDFVFIERDDPTEVLDAVKRLVSEEIPRRFELDPIDEIQVLTPMHRGEVGATNLNQELGALLNRRTEQVSRGDRTLRAGDRVMQIRNNYQIDVFNGDIGRIERMDPENRQVQVRFDDRVIAYDSADLDELVLAYACSIHKAQGSEYPCVVIPLHTQHYVMLQRNLLYTAVTRGRKLVVIVGSKEALALAVENSHIDRRYTRLARRLAPLAQIPRTSPSPNLP, from the coding sequence ATGAGCCGGGAAATTCCCGAATCGACGCGGCTCGAGGGGATCCTCGAGCGGGTCGTCTACGCCAACGAGGAGAGCGCCTGGAGCGTGGTACGCCTCACGGTGACGGGGAAGCGCGATCCCGTCACCGCGGTGGGCAACCTTCTGGGAGTGCAGCCGGGCGAGAGTCTGCGGATGTCGGGGCGCTGGGTCCTGGACCGGCGCTTCGGGGAGCAGTTCCGGGTCGAGGCCTTCGAGACGCTAAGGCCCGCGACCGTGGCGGGCATCGAGAAGTACCTCGGCTCCGGGATGGTCCGCGGGCTGGGACCGGTCATCGCCCGGCGCCTGGTGGAGACCTTCGGCGCCGACACGCTGGAAATCATCGACACCCATCCGGAGAGGTTGTCCGAAGTCGAAGGGCTCGGCCCGGTGCGCATCGAGGCGCTGCGCCGCGCCTGGGTCGAGCAGCGCGACGTGCGCGAGTTGATGGTCCTCCTGCAATCGCTCGGTGTGTCGCCGGTCTTCGCCGGCCGCATCAGCCATGCCTACCAGGACGACGCGGTCACGGTCATCAAGGAGGACCCTTACCGACTGGCGCTGGAGATCTACGGTATCGGCTTCAAGACGGCCGATCGGATCGCGCTGGGGCAGGGGATGCCGCGCACCTCCACGCGCCGGGCGCAGGCCGGCCTGCTGCATGTCCTGGAAGAGAGCACCTCGGACGGCCATTCCTTCCTGCCCCGCGGATTGCTCGTTTCGACCGCCGCCAAGCTCCTCGAGGTGGAGGCGGCGATCGTGGAGCAGGCGCTCGCGGAGCTGGTCCCGACGCGCTGCATCGTTCTCGAGCCGGGGGAGGGCGGGGGCCAGGATGCCATCTTCCTCCCCCCGCTGCATACGGCGGAAATCGGAGCCGCGGCCCGGATGCAGGCGTTGCTCGCCACGCCGGTGCGCCCCATCGAGATCGACGTGGACAAGGCGCTCGAATGGTTCGAGGCGCGCCGGCGGATCACCCTGGCGGAGGAGCAGCGCGAGGCGATCCGACGCGCCATGCACAGCAAGGTGCTGGTGATCACCGGCGGCCCGGGGACGGGAAAGACCACCCTGATCAACGGCATCGTCTCGATCCTGGAGAAGAAGGACCGTGTCATCCAGCTCGCCGCCCCGACGGGCCGCGCGGCACGCCGGCTGACTGATCTCACCGGGCGCGACTCGCGCACGCTGCACCGGCTGCTGGAGTTCAGCCCGCGCACCGCGACCTTCGAGAGGAACGCGGCGCGCCCGCTGGAGGTCGACCTCCTGGTGGTGGACGAGGTGTCGATGGTGGACATCACCCTGTTCTTCAACCTGCTCAAGGCGCTGCCCGCGCATTGCCAGCTGCTGCTGGTGGGCGACGTCGATCAGCTCCCCTCCGTCGGCCCCGGCAACGTCCTGCGGGATCTCATCGAATCGGGCGCGGTGCAGGTCTGCCGGCTGACGCAGATCTTCCGGCAGGCGCGGGAGAGCCTCATCATCCTCAATGCCCACCGCATCAACCGCGGCGACATGCCGCTCCTCAAGCCCCCCTCCGAAGAGGGCGATTTCGTCTTCATCGAGCGCGACGACCCGACCGAGGTCCTCGACGCGGTGAAGCGCCTCGTCTCGGAAGAGATTCCCAGGCGCTTCGAGCTCGATCCGATCGACGAGATCCAGGTGCTCACCCCGATGCATCGCGGCGAGGTGGGGGCCACGAACCTGAACCAGGAGCTGGGAGCGCTGCTGAACCGCAGGACGGAGCAGGTGTCGCGCGGCGATCGGACGCTGCGGGCAGGCGACCGGGTGATGCAGATCCGGAACAACTACCAGATCGACGTCTTCAACGGCGACATCGGCCGGATCGAGAGGATGGACCCGGAGAACCGCCAGGTCCAGGTGCGCTTCGACGATCGCGTCATCGCCTACGACAGCGCCGATCTCGACGAGCTGGTCCTGGCCTACGCTTGCTCGATCCACAAGGCGCAGGGGAGCGAGTATCCCTGCGTGGTGATCCCGCTGCATACGCAGCACTACGTGATGCTGCAGCGCAACCTGCTCTACACCGCCGTCACGCGCGGCCGCAAGCTCGTGGTGATCGTGGGAAGCAAGGAAGCACTGGCGCTCGCCGTCGAGAACAGCCACATCGACCGGCGCTACACACGCCTCGCCCGCCGCCTCGCGCCGCTCGCCCAGATCCCTCGAACGTCCCCTTCCCCAAACCTTCCATGA
- a CDS encoding class I SAM-dependent methyltransferase: MTVRKIGTWKDALRRRLEAAESIVFAGSGEIAPVLSQVDGYLYGHEAAFFYRLARESPGSGAVVEIGSFRGRSTLCFALGLRRRGAGRVFAVDPHVYRTEAELRENLAHFGAEEWVSVEVAPSREYAAGWCGPIRILLIDGDHSEEAARGDLEAWLPHLEPGGFVLLHDSTDLAAHPGPRKVAEESFRAGPWFDQIGTLGLTTWGRRAGSGLDYRPRVFGSGVMDRALHLKRRLRKRSRNIS, translated from the coding sequence ATGACCGTCCGAAAGATAGGAACCTGGAAGGACGCCCTGCGCCGTCGTCTCGAGGCCGCGGAAAGCATCGTCTTCGCGGGGAGCGGCGAGATTGCCCCGGTTCTGTCGCAGGTGGACGGCTACCTCTACGGTCACGAGGCGGCCTTCTTCTACCGCCTCGCCCGGGAAAGCCCGGGAAGCGGGGCCGTGGTGGAGATCGGCTCGTTTCGCGGCCGCTCGACGCTCTGCTTCGCGCTCGGCCTGCGCCGGCGCGGCGCCGGCCGTGTGTTCGCAGTGGATCCCCATGTCTATCGCACCGAGGCGGAGCTGCGGGAGAATCTGGCCCACTTCGGCGCGGAGGAGTGGGTGAGCGTCGAAGTCGCCCCATCGAGGGAGTATGCGGCTGGTTGGTGCGGCCCGATCCGCATCCTGCTGATCGACGGCGACCATTCCGAGGAGGCGGCCCGCGGGGACCTGGAGGCCTGGCTGCCGCATCTCGAGCCCGGAGGCTTCGTGCTCCTGCACGACTCCACCGATCTCGCGGCCCATCCCGGCCCCCGAAAAGTGGCCGAGGAATCCTTTCGTGCCGGTCCCTGGTTCGACCAAATCGGAACGCTCGGACTGACCACGTGGGGACGCAGGGCCGGAAGCGGTTTAGACTATCGCCCCCGGGTCTTCGGCTCCGGGGTCATGGATCGCGCCCTGCATCTGAAGAGGCGCCTGCGGAAAAGGAGCCGGAACATCTCATGA
- a CDS encoding protein kinase, which produces MIGKTIKHYKILEKIGAGGMGEVYAAEDLKLHRRVALKILPSGVTGDPARRARFALEATAVAALNHPNIVTVHSVEEADGIHFITMELVEGKTLSEILPKNGLPLRRFFDLAIPLADAVAAAHRTGIVHRDLKPDNILVGSDGRLKVLDFGLAKLEEAPRKGAEASALPTRHLTEQGQILGTVAYMSPEQVEGKPVDFRTDLFSLGIVLYEMATGRRPFQGDTQASMISSILRDSPSSATDLNPQLPRHLSRIIRHCLAKDPEERAQSAQDVRNQLADLRREVDSGVIEATSTPSAAVPSRTLSWIAGGLVVAVAAVAAAGFFVLSRSRGSGPAARSAAGLQGTQMKVTDQAGEEVTPSLSPDGKMVAYAGRASGNWDIYVQRVGGSNASNLTADSPDDDIEPAFSPDGERIAFRSKRDGGGIFVMGATGESVLRLSDFGFRPAWSPDGERIAVQTADFTNPTGRPALSELWVIEVKTGKKQRIFEGDAVQPAWSPDGSRIAYWAIPLGGGQRDLWTIAAAGGTPVPVLQDPPLDWAPAWSPDGKFLFFSSERGGIMNLWRISIDQATGKSLGPPEEVTRGASTSIHSPAVSHDGRRISYVASVEFSALRRVSLDLARGKATLDPKPLLRGSSAMIWPSVSPDGRSLVYTTRSAGSRVGVVREEIVVMDLASGSRRSIAASDSRNRIAHWSSQEDRIAFASDRGGDYEIYTVRSDGSDLQPLDDAIRNTIYPLWSPGGDRLLITHMTHVLTQSMVPWPRGNAPVEEIPPLSSTAGVVPHDWSPDGSTIAGTLNRQGAEQGGIVLYHVASKTYEQLTPRGESPFWLPDGRLLYSVDGVRSLFVFDPKTRKERELPIDLPGGFDSFNVAMSRDGKSVYLVEVDSEADIWLMDVQ; this is translated from the coding sequence ATGATCGGCAAGACGATCAAGCATTACAAGATCCTCGAGAAGATCGGCGCCGGAGGCATGGGCGAGGTCTATGCGGCGGAGGATCTCAAGCTGCACCGACGCGTGGCCCTGAAGATCCTCCCCTCCGGCGTGACCGGCGATCCGGCCCGCCGGGCCCGCTTCGCGCTGGAAGCCACGGCGGTCGCCGCCCTGAACCATCCCAACATCGTGACGGTCCATTCGGTCGAGGAAGCGGACGGCATCCACTTCATCACCATGGAGCTGGTGGAGGGGAAGACCCTCTCGGAGATTCTTCCGAAGAACGGCCTTCCCCTGCGACGCTTCTTCGACCTGGCGATCCCTCTCGCCGATGCGGTCGCGGCGGCGCACCGGACCGGCATCGTCCATCGCGACCTGAAGCCCGACAACATCCTGGTGGGCTCCGACGGCCGGCTCAAGGTCCTCGATTTCGGCCTGGCGAAGCTGGAGGAGGCGCCCCGGAAAGGCGCAGAAGCCAGCGCGCTGCCGACGCGGCACCTGACGGAGCAGGGGCAGATCCTGGGGACGGTGGCTTACATGTCGCCCGAGCAGGTCGAAGGAAAGCCGGTCGATTTCCGGACCGATCTCTTCTCGCTCGGCATCGTGCTGTACGAGATGGCCACGGGACGCCGGCCTTTCCAGGGGGACACGCAGGCTTCGATGATCTCGTCGATCCTGCGCGATTCTCCCTCCTCGGCGACCGACCTGAACCCTCAGCTGCCACGGCACTTGAGCCGGATCATTCGCCATTGTCTTGCGAAGGATCCCGAGGAACGCGCGCAGAGCGCGCAGGATGTTCGCAACCAGCTGGCGGATCTGCGCCGCGAGGTGGACTCAGGCGTCATCGAGGCGACCTCCACACCGTCCGCGGCCGTACCTTCGCGGACCCTCTCCTGGATCGCGGGCGGCCTCGTCGTGGCCGTGGCCGCCGTGGCGGCCGCCGGTTTCTTCGTGCTCTCCCGCTCCCGCGGGTCCGGGCCGGCCGCCCGCTCCGCCGCCGGACTGCAGGGAACGCAGATGAAGGTCACCGATCAGGCGGGCGAAGAGGTGACGCCCAGCCTGTCGCCCGACGGGAAAATGGTGGCCTACGCGGGGAGAGCCTCCGGGAACTGGGACATCTACGTGCAGAGGGTCGGCGGCAGCAACGCCTCGAACCTGACGGCGGACTCGCCCGACGACGACATCGAGCCGGCCTTCTCTCCGGATGGAGAGCGGATCGCGTTTCGCTCGAAGCGGGACGGCGGTGGGATTTTCGTCATGGGCGCGACGGGCGAGTCGGTCCTGCGACTCAGTGATTTCGGCTTTCGGCCCGCCTGGTCTCCCGATGGCGAGAGAATCGCCGTGCAGACGGCCGACTTCACGAATCCCACCGGCCGCCCGGCGCTCAGCGAGCTGTGGGTCATCGAGGTGAAGACGGGAAAGAAGCAGCGGATCTTCGAGGGGGATGCCGTGCAGCCGGCCTGGTCTCCGGACGGAAGCCGCATCGCTTACTGGGCGATTCCGCTCGGCGGCGGGCAGCGCGACCTGTGGACGATTGCCGCCGCGGGAGGAACGCCCGTCCCCGTCCTGCAGGACCCGCCTCTGGACTGGGCGCCGGCCTGGTCGCCGGACGGGAAATTCCTCTTTTTCTCGAGTGAGCGCGGTGGGATTATGAATCTATGGCGAATCTCGATCGACCAGGCCACCGGGAAGAGTCTCGGCCCGCCGGAAGAGGTGACACGAGGCGCCTCCACTTCGATTCATTCGCCGGCCGTTTCCCACGACGGGCGCCGCATCTCCTATGTCGCTTCGGTAGAATTCTCCGCCTTACGGCGCGTGTCGCTGGACCTGGCCAGGGGGAAGGCGACCCTGGATCCCAAGCCGCTCCTCAGGGGATCGAGCGCCATGATCTGGCCTTCCGTCTCCCCCGACGGCAGGTCGCTGGTTTACACCACGCGATCGGCGGGAAGCCGGGTCGGCGTGGTACGCGAAGAGATCGTCGTCATGGACCTGGCCAGCGGCTCGCGGCGCAGCATCGCCGCTTCCGACTCGCGCAACCGGATCGCCCATTGGTCGTCCCAGGAGGATCGTATCGCTTTCGCCTCGGACCGGGGCGGCGATTACGAGATCTACACGGTCCGCTCCGACGGCAGCGATCTGCAGCCTCTGGACGACGCGATCCGCAACACGATTTACCCACTCTGGTCACCCGGGGGAGACCGCCTGCTGATCACCCACATGACGCACGTTCTGACGCAATCCATGGTGCCCTGGCCAAGAGGCAACGCCCCGGTGGAGGAAATTCCGCCGCTCAGCTCCACCGCCGGCGTCGTTCCGCACGATTGGTCGCCTGACGGATCGACGATTGCGGGCACCCTCAACCGCCAGGGAGCCGAGCAAGGCGGAATCGTCCTCTATCACGTCGCGTCGAAGACTTATGAGCAGCTCACACCGCGCGGTGAGAGTCCTTTCTGGCTTCCCGATGGACGGCTTCTCTACTCAGTCGATGGCGTCCGGTCCCTGTTCGTCTTCGACCCGAAGACACGCAAGGAGCGGGAGCTCCCTATCGACCTGCCGGGCGGGTTCGACTCCTTCAACGTAGCCATGTCGCGCGACGGCAAGAGCGTCTATCTGGTCGAGGTGGATTCCGAAGCGGACATCTGGCTCATGGACGTCCAGTAA
- a CDS encoding SUF system Fe-S cluster assembly protein, producing MSDENLKDETLGPAKSPEQPEPSAVPETAAGAGTPVAAAGGGDDLEKQVVDVLRTCYDPEIPVNIYELGLIYKVDVAPAGAVRVTMTLTSPMCPVAGSLPPEVEAKIRNVPGVTDAKVDVVWEPPWTPAMMSEAAKLQLNMM from the coding sequence ATGAGCGATGAGAATCTGAAGGACGAGACGCTGGGGCCGGCGAAGTCTCCGGAGCAGCCAGAGCCGTCAGCGGTCCCCGAAACCGCCGCCGGTGCGGGAACACCGGTCGCCGCCGCCGGCGGAGGCGACGATCTCGAGAAGCAGGTCGTCGACGTGCTGCGGACCTGCTACGACCCCGAGATTCCGGTGAACATCTACGAGCTGGGATTGATCTACAAGGTAGATGTCGCTCCGGCCGGCGCGGTGCGCGTCACGATGACCCTCACCTCGCCGATGTGCCCCGTGGCGGGTTCCCTGCCCCCCGAAGTCGAAGCCAAGATCCGCAACGTCCCGGGCGTCACCGACGCGAAGGTCGACGTCGTCTGGGAGCCTCCCTGGACCCCCGCCATGATGTCCGAGGCCGCCAAGCTCCAGCTGAACATGATGTAG
- a CDS encoding SUF system NifU family Fe-S cluster assembly protein — MGDLRDLYQEMILDHSKSPRNFHSLPAARRVEGFNPLCGDRVTLYLSVENDMVKDAAFEGSGCAIATASASMMTEKVKGKTVGEALALFDRFHELLTGAPKASANGSDLGKLEVFSGVREFPIRVKCATLAWHALKAALAGEGDRVSTE, encoded by the coding sequence ATGGGGGACCTGCGGGACCTGTACCAGGAAATGATCCTGGATCACAGCAAGAGCCCGAGGAACTTCCATTCCCTGCCGGCGGCGCGCCGGGTCGAGGGATTCAACCCGCTGTGCGGCGACCGGGTGACGCTCTATCTGAGCGTCGAGAACGACATGGTGAAAGATGCCGCTTTCGAAGGCTCGGGCTGCGCCATCGCCACCGCTTCCGCCTCGATGATGACCGAGAAAGTAAAAGGAAAGACGGTCGGGGAGGCGCTCGCCCTGTTCGACCGGTTCCACGAGCTGCTCACCGGAGCGCCGAAGGCATCGGCAAACGGATCGGACCTCGGGAAGCTGGAGGTTTTCTCAGGTGTCCGCGAGTTCCCGATCCGGGTGAAGTGCGCGACGCTGGCCTGGCACGCCCTGAAGGCCGCGCTCGCCGGTGAAGGCGACAGGGTCTCGACGGAATAG
- a CDS encoding cysteine desulfurase, with translation MSGARGADPLSAAAGAVARPYDVEAVRRDFPILHQTVHGHPLVYLDNAATTHKPEQVLKALDDFYTGDNANIHRGVHELSQRATASYEAAREKIRGFLNAGAAREVLFVRGTTEAINLVAHSFAGPRLNEGDEILLTGMEHHSNIVPWQMVCEAKKAKLRVVPVNDRGELILEEYERLLGPKTRLVSAVHLSNALGTINPVKEMIGMAHRRGVPVMLDGAQAAARIPLDVRDLDCDFYAFSGHKLYGPTGIGVLYGKAEHLEAMPPYMGGGDMISSVTFEKTLYNKIPNKFEAGTPHVAGVIGLAAAVDYLEELSVAAVAAHEDDLLARATRAVAGIPGLRIVGTAQCKAGILSFVMEGIHPHDLGTVLDQQGIAVRAGHHCTQPLMERFGIPATARASFALYNTAGEVDTLVEGLSRVREVFA, from the coding sequence GTGAGCGGGGCGCGCGGGGCCGATCCCCTGTCCGCGGCAGCGGGCGCCGTCGCCCGGCCTTATGACGTCGAGGCGGTCCGACGCGATTTTCCCATCCTGCACCAGACGGTCCACGGCCACCCGCTCGTCTATCTCGACAACGCCGCGACCACGCACAAGCCCGAACAGGTCCTGAAGGCCCTCGACGATTTCTACACGGGCGACAACGCCAACATCCATCGCGGCGTGCACGAGCTGAGCCAGCGCGCCACTGCTTCCTATGAGGCGGCGCGCGAGAAGATCCGCGGCTTTCTCAACGCCGGCGCGGCGCGCGAGGTCCTGTTCGTGCGCGGGACCACCGAGGCGATCAATCTCGTGGCGCACTCTTTCGCCGGACCGCGGCTCAACGAAGGCGACGAGATTCTCCTGACCGGCATGGAGCACCACTCCAACATCGTTCCCTGGCAGATGGTGTGCGAGGCGAAGAAGGCAAAGCTGCGGGTGGTGCCGGTGAACGATCGCGGCGAGCTGATCCTGGAGGAATACGAGCGGCTCCTGGGCCCGAAGACCCGGCTCGTCTCGGCGGTGCACCTGTCCAACGCGCTGGGAACGATCAACCCGGTGAAGGAAATGATCGGCATGGCCCACCGGCGCGGCGTCCCGGTGATGCTGGATGGCGCGCAGGCGGCCGCACGGATTCCGTTGGACGTGCGCGACCTGGATTGCGATTTCTACGCCTTTTCCGGCCACAAGCTCTACGGGCCGACGGGCATCGGCGTGCTCTACGGCAAGGCGGAGCACCTCGAGGCGATGCCTCCCTACATGGGTGGCGGCGACATGATCAGCTCCGTGACCTTCGAGAAGACGCTGTACAACAAGATCCCCAACAAGTTCGAGGCGGGCACGCCGCATGTCGCCGGCGTCATCGGCCTGGCCGCGGCGGTGGACTACCTCGAGGAGCTCTCCGTCGCCGCGGTGGCGGCGCACGAGGACGATCTGCTGGCCCGCGCCACCCGCGCCGTGGCCGGCATTCCCGGCCTGCGCATCGTGGGGACCGCTCAGTGCAAAGCCGGCATCCTGAGCTTCGTGATGGAGGGAATCCACCCCCACGATCTGGGGACGGTGCTCGACCAGCAGGGGATCGCCGTCCGGGCGGGGCACCATTGCACCCAGCCGCTGATGGAGCGCTTCGGCATCCCCGCGACGGCGCGCGCCTCGTTCGCGCTCTACAACACGGCGGGCGAGGTCGACACTCTGGTCGAGGGTCTCTCGCGAGTCCGCGAGGTCTTCGCCTGA
- the sufD gene encoding Fe-S cluster assembly protein SufD has product MPKPNPSFDVRQHYAEQFSKAGNGSKDPGWLGTLRQAGLDSFAAKGFPTLDDEDWKYTSVAPIAKTPFETGEASKVEGLTVGQLQQLTFGEMECTHLVFVNGHFAPALSRRRPLPDGVRAGGLAEALGEAPGKVLGHLGRHALPQDNPFVALNTAFIHDGAFVHLPRRKVLQEPIHLIFVAIPNGQPMVSHPRNLIVAEEGSQAAVVESYISLHPQAYFTNAVTEVVAGEGTVLDHCKLQRESEPAYHVATLQAHLGRGARFSSHAVSLGAALARNDLNMVLDAEGVECVLNGLYLAHGDQHVDNHTFIDHAKPHCSSRELYKGVLAGRSHGVFNGKIRVREDAQKTDSKQTNKNLLLSEEALVDTKPQLEIYADDVKCTHGATIGQLDEDALFYLRSRGLEEGDARSLLIHAFATDLLERIPVKPVRTGLECLLMTRLPMRAGHKEKP; this is encoded by the coding sequence ATGCCCAAGCCGAACCCTTCATTCGACGTGCGACAGCATTACGCGGAGCAGTTTTCCAAAGCCGGGAACGGAAGCAAGGACCCCGGCTGGCTCGGCACCCTGCGCCAGGCGGGTCTGGACTCTTTCGCGGCGAAGGGATTCCCGACCCTCGACGACGAGGACTGGAAGTACACCAGCGTCGCTCCCATCGCGAAGACGCCCTTCGAGACGGGCGAGGCCTCCAAGGTGGAAGGGCTCACCGTGGGACAGCTCCAGCAGCTCACCTTCGGGGAGATGGAGTGCACCCACCTGGTGTTCGTCAACGGGCACTTCGCGCCGGCGCTTTCGCGGCGCCGCCCGCTGCCCGACGGCGTCCGCGCCGGCGGCCTGGCCGAGGCCCTCGGCGAGGCGCCCGGGAAAGTGCTGGGCCACCTGGGCCGGCACGCCCTGCCCCAGGACAACCCTTTCGTGGCGCTGAACACCGCTTTCATCCATGACGGCGCCTTCGTCCACCTGCCGCGCCGCAAGGTCCTGCAGGAGCCGATCCATCTGATCTTCGTGGCCATCCCGAACGGCCAGCCGATGGTGTCCCATCCGCGCAATCTGATCGTGGCGGAGGAGGGGAGCCAGGCGGCGGTGGTCGAGAGCTACATCAGCCTGCACCCGCAAGCCTATTTCACCAACGCGGTGACCGAGGTGGTGGCGGGGGAGGGGACGGTGCTGGATCACTGCAAGCTGCAGCGCGAGAGCGAGCCGGCGTACCATGTGGCGACGCTGCAGGCGCACCTGGGGCGCGGCGCCCGCTTCTCGTCGCACGCCGTGTCGCTGGGGGCCGCGCTGGCACGCAACGACCTCAACATGGTCCTCGACGCCGAGGGCGTCGAGTGCGTGCTCAACGGTCTCTATCTGGCGCACGGCGACCAGCACGTCGACAACCACACCTTCATCGATCACGCCAAGCCGCACTGCTCCAGCCGCGAGCTCTACAAGGGAGTCCTGGCGGGACGCTCGCACGGTGTCTTCAACGGGAAGATCCGGGTGCGCGAGGACGCGCAGAAGACCGACTCCAAGCAGACCAACAAGAACCTGCTGCTGTCGGAGGAGGCGCTGGTCGACACCAAGCCGCAGCTGGAAATCTATGCCGATGACGTGAAGTGCACCCACGGTGCGACCATCGGCCAGCTGGACGAGGACGCGCTGTTCTACCTGCGCAGCCGCGGCCTGGAGGAAGGCGATGCCCGGAGCCTCCTGATCCACGCCTTTGCCACCGATCTCCTGGAGAGGATCCCGGTGAAGCCGGTGCGCACCGGGCTGGAGTGCCTGCTGATGACCCGGCTGCCGATGCGCGCCGGGCACAAGGAGAAGCCGTGA
- the sufC gene encoding Fe-S cluster assembly ATPase SufC — MLEIKNLRAKAADREILKGINLTVKAGEVHAIMGPNGSGKSTLAQVLAGRDTYEVTGGEVTYLGKDLLEMAPEERAQEGVFLAFQYPVEIPGVSTTYLLRAGLNSARKHQGLEELDAMDFLSLVKEKARLVEMDESLMNRSVNEGFSGGEKKRNEIFQMAVLQPKLAILDETDSGLDIDALKIVANGVNKLRGKDRAIIVVTHYQRLLNYIVPDRVHVLFEGRIVKSGGKELALELEDRGYSWIEEKVAHA, encoded by the coding sequence GTGCTTGAGATCAAGAACCTGAGAGCCAAGGCCGCCGACCGGGAGATCCTCAAGGGGATCAACCTGACGGTCAAGGCGGGCGAAGTGCATGCGATCATGGGGCCGAACGGCTCGGGGAAATCGACCCTGGCCCAGGTCCTCGCCGGCCGGGACACCTACGAGGTCACGGGCGGCGAGGTGACTTATCTGGGGAAGGACCTCCTGGAGATGGCGCCGGAGGAACGCGCCCAGGAGGGGGTCTTCCTGGCGTTCCAGTACCCGGTGGAAATCCCCGGCGTCAGCACCACCTATCTGCTGCGCGCCGGACTGAACTCGGCACGCAAGCACCAGGGACTGGAGGAGCTGGACGCCATGGACTTCCTGTCGCTGGTGAAGGAGAAGGCCCGCCTGGTAGAGATGGACGAGAGCCTGATGAACCGCTCGGTGAACGAGGGCTTCTCGGGCGGCGAGAAGAAGCGTAACGAGATCTTCCAGATGGCGGTGCTCCAGCCGAAGCTGGCGATCCTGGATGAAACCGATTCGGGGCTCGACATCGACGCCCTGAAGATCGTCGCCAACGGCGTCAACAAGCTGCGCGGCAAGGACCGCGCCATCATCGTGGTCACCCACTACCAGCGGCTGCTGAACTACATCGTGCCGGACCGCGTGCACGTCCTGTTCGAAGGGCGGATCGTGAAGTCGGGCGGCAAGGAGCTGGCGCTGGAGCTGGAAGACCGCGGCTATTCCTGGATCGAGGAGAAAGTGGCCCACGCCTGA